The Lactuca sativa cultivar Salinas chromosome 2, Lsat_Salinas_v11, whole genome shotgun sequence genome includes the window GAGTCGCTTTCATCATTTTAAGAACGGATCATGTTCTTGCAAAGGTTATTGGTGAAGAAATTGTAGTTGGTTATGGTGTGGTATACTTGCAAAAACAGTTAAAGGTTTAGTCTTAACTTTTGCTATGTGAGATTTTTAGTTATAGTTTTGGTGTAGATTGAGCTCTTCGTAAACACACGGTTTTATGCCATTATTTTTCTGATTTACATCTCATATGATGATGATGCGACCAAACAGGGTCATCATGTGAGATGTATTACTACATATTCAATGAAAATCCTCCAAAATCTTAAAAAAAGAAGATTCGATCAAATCCTTCAATTGctaaggaaaaaaaattaaaacatagcTTATTTATTTACATTTGTCGTCAATTTTTTTTTGTCTGTTTATGCACTAAATTTGATTTCTTTGGTAAAGGTTTAGTAACAAATTAAAACATGGCTGTATAAACCGATAACAAATCCACTATGttctaattttttatataatcttATATTTTTTTCATGTAAAAAGATTATTAACCcaaattttaattataaaataaacaaattGAAGTACTTTGATGCATTATTTAAATACTAGTTTGAAATTGCCCAAGACTCTACATAACTGACTTAAGCTcattacaaaaaataaataaataaatcagtcATTCTAAAGTAAGAACATTGTATATCTTGTATAAAGTTCAGCTATCATCAAGTTGATGTATCTGCAAAATGGTTATGCAACACACATAGTTATGTGATCATCTAGCTTGTTGGCGTAAGTGTTCAATATTCGCATTAAAACTAAAACTCCCACGCTGCAACTAGCAAGACTCAAATCTCACGTCTTTCTATAAAGATACCACCAATGGGGCCTATGATATAAATTAGGTATGACAAAAGTGCTCAATACCCACATGTAGGTCAATCCATATTGGAACTGAAACTCTGACACTGCAACTGCTAAAACTCATCTCATCATGTGGCTATCCTATCATGATTCGTGAGCTCAAATCGGTATGGGACCAATGGGTTCATTTCATTAAGCCGATCCGCAGCCCATTTCCCAAGCCTCTCACATCCATACTCATAACACGCATCAAAAACCCTAATCAACATAGACACAGTCGGATCAAACGGCATTTCTTTAACAAACTTCTCAAGTTCACCAATGTATCCATACCTCCCATACAATTCAATCACCAACTCATAATGCTCCAACCGTGGTATAACACAATACTCACTACTCATTCCATCAAAACACTCCCTACCCAAATCAACCCTGCCCTCACATACACAACCAAGCAAAACCCCTTGAAATGTGGTATTATCCGGTTTCAACCCTTCATCTTTCATCATCTCAAATAGATCAAGAGCTAAATCACCCCTTGAATTATGACAACATCCCAATATCATAGAGTTATAAAGAAACAAATCCCGTGAACATGTTTCTTTAAAGACCACAAGAGCGTAACTTAAACAACGACATTTTGAGTACGCGTCAATCAAGGCTCCTTTTGTAACAATGTCCATATTGTAACCATTTCTAACTAAAAACCCGTGGATTTCTTTGGTTTGATGAAGGGCGAAAATATTCGCACACGCAGCTAAAATGGTTGCAAGGGTATGCTCATTTGGTGGGGTTTCTTCTAGCATCTTCCAAATGACTTTCATcacttcttcacttctttgatgtCGTGCATGACTTGTCAAGATTGAATTCCAAGAAATGTTATCACGAAAGTGGCTCATTTGATAaaaccatgatctacaacttctcAAGTCTCCACATTTTCCATACATGTTAAGAAGGGCGTTGCTGATGAAGAGATTAGAGTTGAAATTATGCCTATAGACGTATCCGTGAACTTGTTTCCCTAATTCAAGGGATAAGAGGCCGGAACATGTGGTTAGGATTAACATGATTGTGACATGATCGATAATGATGTTTGATTTGGTTGTTAGATAGATGATTTCTAAGGCGGATTCCCATTTGTAATGGCGGGTGTAGCCATTTAGCATAGCGTTCCATGATACGATGTTTCTTtcaggcatttcatcaaacagtttcCGTGCGTGTTTGGTTTGACCATTTGTGGCGTATGCTGTCACCATTGAAGTCCAGGTGATCAAGTTTTTTGCATTTGGCTGGTTAAAGATCTTGTGAGCACTATCCAGATCTCCATGTTTTGCATATATGTCAATGAGAGATCCTGAAACTACCAACGTGTTTACCAGGTTTGTTTTGATGGAAAAAGAATGGATTTGGAGAGCTTCATTGAAAGCAGAAATCTTTGAGCAAGCTAGAAGGGCATTCGAGACTGTATAAGCCAATGGCATAACTTCATTCCTTCTGATCATTTCAAAAAACATAATTATTGCCTCCCTCTCTTTGCTCATGTCGTAATACCTCCTGATAATCACATTCCAAGAAACCTCATTTGGGTTACGAAGCTCATCAAACATTCTCTTCGCATCGCTCAAAAACCTGCATTTCCCATAAACATCGATAATGGAACTCGCGATAATCACATTCGCACAAAATCCATACTTTACAACCAATCCGTGTATTCCCTTAGCAAAAGAAATTTCCAAAAGTGAACCGCAACACCCCAAAGCGTTAGCAAAACTAACCTCATTCCATGGAAACCCATCATCCTTCATATCCAAGAACAAACCCAATGCCTCCTGCGCTAACCCATTAAGCTTATATGCTGAAATTAGAGCATTCCAGGACCCACCATCTCTCTGAGGCATTTCGTCGAATAGCTCCCTTGCATCTCTCAAACACTCGCATTTCCCATACACCTCAATCGCCCTGTTCAATAAGAAAATTGGTGGTGTTGGATTGTAGGTAATTAGATGGGATTCGACTTTACGGGCTTCGACGATGGCACGTCTCGAACCACATAGACTGAAGAGGGATGCGTATAAAGAGAAGTCGAAGGGGACTGTAGATTCATACAAGGTGAAAACTGCTTTGGAGAGGTTGTTGAGTTTTAGATAGGTGGAGATTTTGTTGGTTAAGGTTTTGACATTGGTTCCCATGGAAGATACAAAAGTGCCCTGCGAGCATTTGCAGATCAACAAGAGTCGTAGACTTTCGTATTAAGGTTTAAAATTTTGAGaaatttacaaaaataaaccaaatttatAAAAATAGCCTAATTTGTTAATGACTTAGCAAAAAAACagtaataatttattatttatccaAAAATGGCCAACAAAACGAAAGATGAGCTAACACGTCTGCGGTTTCGTCGTTTAATATGTAACTCGTCTATGGTTTCGTCAAATGGGATCCGGTTTTTGTATCTAACCTGCAGTTTCACATCCCATTATCCCAGCATATTTAAATCCTAAAAAAATCGAACTCATTTTTCACATTCAAAGATGCATGAATTTTTTATCGATTGCTAAAGAAGACATTCCGCAAAACAATGGTTCAACTAATCTAAATGTATAGTTTTTTTTATCATATATGCTAAAATTTAGAGGTAATGCGTATGAATTTTTTGTGGAAATCATAACGAAACCGTGGATGGCATGACATGTTTGATGATACACTTCTTTAAAGCACAAAATATACATCAATGACTTGTATATTCACAACGACATCAGGAAATAGTCGACAACTTGAGAGGAAAACACATATGTCTATATGTCATCTACGATTTCGTGTCTTCGAAAATGGGCAAAGTAAAATTTTTTTATACATAGATAACCTGAAATCGTAGATGAGATGACGCAACCGCAAACAAGTTGACGAAACCATACGCATATTTACCTCATCTGCGGCTTTTTTGGTTAATTTTGGATAAACTCAAACTTTTTGCTATTTTTTCGTTAATTTTGGATAAACCCTAGCTTTTTGCTATTTTTTTACTAAGTCACAAAAAATTAAGCTATTTTTTGTGAATTTCTTTAAATATTTTACACATTAATAGTATCTCCAATGATAGCTTTTTTTATAgcttattattattaacttatctaTATCTATATTGAGCATTTATTGTCATTGAAATGCATAgtttttttgattatttttattgACCCCTCAATATCAATATATTTTAACCATTTGTACAAGCAACCCTCTTATATTCTAATCAAAATTTATTTGCTACATTAATtatgtttaagttttaaatttatttatttattgactaGTTAATTAATTCTATAAAATAACTAATaacattttaatcataaatataaatttataatgtTCCTTAAAATGGTTTGTACTTAAATATGACGCGTGTTTAAAAATGACACATTTAAATGCAAGGTTTATATAgaacattttaaataaataatgatAGATTAGTTAAATTTACCGAAAAAAACTATAGAAAAAAGTTAACCATTGGAGGGATCATTTAAATAGAGGTTAAAATTAATGAATGATAAGGTGACAATAGTAATAAGTCATGATCGATATAAGCTAACCATTAGAGATGTTCTAACTTTTCTTTTTGAATCTACAAatgcgatatatatatatatatatatatatatatatatatatatatgtatatatataaaaagagagAGCCAAGCCTAACAAAGTACTAAACTGGGGAGAATACAAGATGGAATGGAAATCAATTATAGATACATATATTACATGCCTATAAAAGGATTAATACTCCAATCTACCTAATTGAGACTACATTTGTTTCCCTTATGTTTGACCCACATGTAAGTTGTTGACTtaataaagtcatcaactttggTGGGAAGCAGACgattattattaaataatctctCATTTCTTGCCTTCCATATGCTCCAAAAAGTACCATAACAAATTCATTACAACATCTTCTTCTTTTTATGGAAATTTCTCCAATGTGAGGCACAATCAAGGACGTTGTGAACTGATCTCGCATCTGCAACAGGAATATAACACCACCTAAATATCCACTCCAGTACTTCTTTTGCAAATAGGCACCTGACCAGTACATGATCTGTTGTTTCCCCAGTCTCACCACATTGGCAACAAACGGTGGAACTTAAGTTGATTATACACCTAGAAATGGCCAATGCAGTTAGGATTCTGCCCATTTTTTCCCTCCAAACGAAGCACGTAACTTTGATGGGAACCTCTTTGATCCATACAAAATTACCAATGTCTACCATATTGCAATGATCTAACCTATTTCTTATTTACCTTATATTTTCCATCGGATGTGAGAACACAATTCCACGAGACACCCAATGAAGTTTTTCTTTTTTCCAAAACTATGTTATGAGAGATACCTTTCTTGTCAAGGTCATTCTAAATGCAAGCAATGTTGTTCCAAACCCCAACCAAAGTTTTCATAGAATAGACATGATCGGGTTTACCATTCAATTTGTGCAAACCTGTAATTACTTTGGCCCAGATAGATAGGGGATCTGATCTAAAACGACACCACCATTTTACTATTAAAGTCATGTTAAAAGCTTTGATCGAGCCAACTCCTAAACCACTGTGTTCTTTATCTGCGATGACTTTTCTCCATGATACCTAGTGAATCTTTAATTTTTATTCAGATCCGCCCCACAAAAATCTCATTATGATCTTTTCTAGCTTCTTGATAACGACGTTGGTGCCATAAAAAGGGAAAGAAAATATGTTGGCAAGTTTCCAAGAACCAACTTGATTTGAGTCTTCCCCCGAATGACAAG containing:
- the LOC111886001 gene encoding pentatricopeptide repeat-containing protein At3g26540 — translated: MGTNVKTLTNKISTYLKLNNLSKAVFTLYESTVPFDFSLYASLFSLCGSRRAIVEARKVESHLITYNPTPPIFLLNRAIEVYGKCECLRDARELFDEMPQRDGGSWNALISAYKLNGLAQEALGLFLDMKDDGFPWNEVSFANALGCCGSLLEISFAKGIHGLVVKYGFCANVIIASSIIDVYGKCRFLSDAKRMFDELRNPNEVSWNVIIRRYYDMSKEREAIIMFFEMIRRNEVMPLAYTVSNALLACSKISAFNEALQIHSFSIKTNLVNTLVVSGSLIDIYAKHGDLDSAHKIFNQPNAKNLITWTSMVTAYATNGQTKHARKLFDEMPERNIVSWNAMLNGYTRHYKWESALEIIYLTTKSNIIIDHVTIMLILTTCSGLLSLELGKQVHGYVYRHNFNSNLFISNALLNMYGKCGDLRSCRSWFYQMSHFRDNISWNSILTSHARHQRSEEVMKVIWKMLEETPPNEHTLATILAACANIFALHQTKEIHGFLVRNGYNMDIVTKGALIDAYSKCRCLSYALVVFKETCSRDLFLYNSMILGCCHNSRGDLALDLFEMMKDEGLKPDNTTFQGVLLGCVCEGRVDLGRECFDGMSSEYCVIPRLEHYELVIELYGRYGYIGELEKFVKEMPFDPTVSMLIRVFDACYEYGCERLGKWAADRLNEMNPLVPYRFELTNHDRIAT